From a region of the Castanea sativa cultivar Marrone di Chiusa Pesio chromosome 10, ASM4071231v1 genome:
- the LOC142611670 gene encoding phytosulfokines: MSKLSTLFTVTLLLSLVLTYAARPEPTLAGDSLTTTTNGVVEAENVEVDENCEGVEGKEECLMRRTLTAHVDYIYTQKHKP, translated from the exons ATGTCTAAGCTTAGCACCCTCTTCACAGTTACCCTTCTCCTTAGCTTGGTGCTAACCTATGCTGCTCGTCCCGAGCCTACCTTGGCTGGAGACTCTCTCACTACCACAACAAACGGG GTTGTTGAAGCAGAAAACGTTGAAGTTGATGAGAATTGTGAAGGAGTTGAAGGGAAAGAAGAGTGCTTGATGAGAAGAACCCTCACGGCTCATGTGGATTATATCTATACTCAGAAGCACAAACCTTGA